Proteins encoded together in one Catellatospora citrea window:
- a CDS encoding ABC transporter ATP-binding protein: protein MTVLRADSLTLAYDDRTVVSDLDLQIPQGRVTVVVGANACGKSTLLRALARLMRPAHGSVLLDGRAIHALPTRQVALQVGILPQTPVAPEGISVLDLVGRGRSPHQTWWRQWSAADEEAVAAALAATGMTELAHRPVDELSGGQRQRAWIAMAVAQQTPVLLLDEPTTYLDLAHQVDVLDLVTDLNQRDGRTVVMVLHDLNQACRYADHLVVMRDGRIAAEGDPATVVTAELVTEVFGLGCQVVPDPVTATPMVIPLSRHHPARTVTA from the coding sequence ATGACGGTGCTCCGGGCCGACAGCCTGACCCTCGCCTACGACGACCGGACCGTCGTGTCCGACCTGGACCTGCAGATACCGCAGGGCCGCGTCACGGTCGTCGTCGGGGCCAACGCCTGCGGCAAGTCGACGCTGCTGCGGGCGCTCGCCCGGCTGATGCGGCCCGCGCACGGCTCGGTGCTGCTCGACGGCCGGGCCATCCACGCGCTGCCGACCCGGCAGGTCGCACTGCAGGTGGGCATCCTGCCGCAGACGCCCGTCGCGCCCGAGGGCATCAGTGTGCTCGACCTGGTCGGCCGGGGCCGCTCGCCACACCAGACCTGGTGGCGGCAGTGGTCGGCCGCCGACGAGGAGGCCGTCGCCGCGGCGCTGGCCGCCACCGGCATGACCGAGCTGGCCCACCGGCCCGTCGACGAGCTGTCCGGCGGGCAGCGGCAGCGGGCCTGGATCGCGATGGCCGTCGCCCAGCAGACTCCGGTGCTGCTGCTCGACGAGCCCACGACCTACCTGGACCTGGCCCATCAGGTCGACGTGCTGGACCTGGTCACCGACCTGAACCAGCGCGACGGGCGCACCGTGGTGATGGTGCTGCACGACCTCAACCAGGCCTGCCGGTACGCCGACCATCTCGTGGTGATGCGCGACGGGCGGATCGCGGCCGAGGGCGACCCGGCCACGGTGGTGACGGCGGAGCTGGTCACCGAGGTGTTCGGGCTGGGCTGCCAGGTGGTGCCCGACCCCGTCACGGCGACCCCGATGGTCATCCCGCTGAGCCGGCACCACCCCGCCCGGACCGTCACGGCGTGA
- a CDS encoding iron-siderophore ABC transporter substrate-binding protein, giving the protein MSTLPKHVGPARARRLWSVTGRLSAALAVAALALTACGGDPAATPAPSGPAAQGAAFPVTVSHKYGDTVIDKAPARVVTLGLSDQDPVLALGVVPVGSIDWFGERPYGKWPWAQPLWGSKAPEVVGERDEYNLEKIAALNPDLIIGMYSGMSQDQYTKLTQIAPTVAQVKGYDDYSAPWQEMTMHAGRALGRSAKAAELIAAIDQRLTDLKAKNPQFTGKTVAVVEPYEPGKYAVFAPSDPKVVLLTQLGFTVPETIVKAAGSEYAAEIGSERLDLIDVDKLVFLTADASTEKTVKADKVYTTLKVAKENRAVFLPYETPPVGAALSFGTVLSIPYALDQLVPLLG; this is encoded by the coding sequence ATGTCCACCCTGCCGAAGCACGTCGGCCCCGCGCGCGCACGTCGTCTGTGGTCGGTCACCGGCCGGCTGTCCGCGGCACTCGCCGTGGCCGCGCTGGCCCTCACCGCCTGCGGCGGTGACCCGGCCGCGACGCCCGCGCCGAGTGGCCCCGCAGCACAGGGCGCCGCGTTCCCCGTCACCGTGTCGCACAAGTACGGCGACACCGTCATCGACAAAGCTCCGGCCCGCGTGGTCACCCTCGGGCTCAGCGACCAGGACCCGGTGCTCGCCCTCGGCGTGGTGCCCGTCGGCTCCATCGACTGGTTCGGCGAGCGCCCCTACGGCAAGTGGCCGTGGGCGCAGCCGCTGTGGGGGAGCAAGGCCCCCGAGGTCGTCGGCGAGCGCGACGAGTACAACCTGGAGAAGATCGCGGCGCTGAACCCCGACCTGATCATCGGGATGTACTCCGGCATGAGCCAGGACCAGTACACCAAGCTCACCCAGATCGCGCCGACCGTGGCGCAGGTCAAGGGCTACGACGACTACAGCGCGCCGTGGCAGGAGATGACCATGCACGCCGGCCGCGCGCTCGGCCGGTCCGCCAAGGCCGCCGAGCTGATCGCCGCGATCGACCAGCGGCTGACCGACCTCAAGGCCAAGAACCCGCAGTTCACGGGCAAGACCGTGGCCGTGGTCGAGCCGTACGAGCCGGGCAAGTACGCCGTGTTCGCGCCCAGCGACCCGAAGGTCGTGTTGCTGACACAGCTCGGCTTCACCGTGCCGGAGACCATCGTCAAGGCCGCCGGCAGCGAGTACGCCGCCGAGATCGGCTCCGAGCGGCTCGACCTGATCGACGTCGACAAGCTCGTCTTCCTCACCGCCGACGCGTCCACCGAGAAGACCGTCAAGGCCGACAAGGTCTACACCACGCTCAAGGTCGCCAAGGAGAACCGGGCCGTGTTCCTGCCGTACGAGACGCCGCCGGTCGGCGCCGCGCTGTCCTTCGGCACGGTGCTGAGCATCCCGTACGCGCTGGACCAGCTGGTCCCGCTGCTCGGCTGA
- a CDS encoding Gfo/Idh/MocA family protein, which yields MTNLAIVGTGNIAAGYLTDLRTYPGIEVVGGYDSDPAQSAAFGAAHDLPIYGSLDELLGDEKVDVVVNLTPLSAHVPVTRAALRAGKHVFSEKPLAPTAHEARSLIAEAAAHGLRLGCAPFTYLGEAIQTAWKLVRDDAVGPIKLVYAEVNHDRIESWHPAPQGPYRAGPLFDVGVYSLTALTAMLGPARKVWAYGTILKPDRVTLSGEMFSPQAPDFSVVVLELAGGATVRLTANFYVGAGTRQSGIELHGERGSIHIADWTNFDSEIRVGLPPEPVALLGDPYRGIPWGRGIAEFVAAINEGRPHRCSAEHAAHIVDILAAAAQSQQTGAPVEVSSAFPSPLPMPWAA from the coding sequence GTGACCAACCTTGCGATCGTCGGCACCGGCAACATCGCTGCCGGCTACCTGACCGACCTGCGCACCTATCCCGGCATCGAGGTCGTCGGCGGCTACGACAGCGACCCGGCGCAGTCCGCGGCATTCGGGGCCGCGCACGACCTGCCGATCTACGGCAGCCTCGACGAGCTGCTCGGCGACGAGAAGGTCGACGTCGTGGTGAACCTGACGCCGCTGTCGGCGCACGTGCCGGTCACCCGGGCGGCGCTGCGCGCGGGCAAGCACGTGTTCAGCGAGAAGCCGCTCGCGCCGACGGCGCACGAGGCGCGGTCGCTGATCGCCGAGGCGGCCGCGCACGGGCTGCGGCTGGGCTGCGCGCCGTTCACGTACCTGGGGGAGGCGATCCAGACCGCGTGGAAGCTGGTCCGCGACGACGCCGTCGGGCCGATCAAGCTGGTGTACGCCGAGGTCAACCACGACCGGATCGAGTCCTGGCATCCGGCTCCGCAGGGGCCGTACCGGGCCGGGCCACTGTTCGACGTGGGCGTCTACTCGCTGACGGCGCTGACGGCGATGCTCGGCCCGGCCCGCAAGGTGTGGGCGTACGGCACGATCCTCAAGCCGGACCGGGTCACCCTGTCCGGCGAGATGTTCTCGCCGCAGGCCCCCGACTTCTCCGTCGTCGTGCTGGAGCTGGCCGGCGGCGCGACGGTGCGCCTGACCGCGAACTTCTACGTCGGCGCGGGCACCCGCCAGTCCGGCATCGAACTGCACGGCGAGCGCGGCTCGATCCACATCGCCGACTGGACGAACTTCGACTCCGAGATCCGCGTCGGCCTGCCCCCGGAGCCGGTCGCGCTGCTCGGGGACCCCTACCGGGGCATCCCGTGGGGCCGCGGCATCGCCGAGTTCGTCGCCGCGATCAACGAGGGCCGCCCGCACCGCTGCTCGGCCGAGCACGCCGCGCACATCGTCGACATCCTCGCCGCGGCCGCGCAGTCGCAGCAGACGGGAGCCCCGGTCGAGGTCTCGTCGGCGTTCCCGTCGCCGCTGCCCATGCCCTGGGCTGCCTGA
- a CDS encoding glycerophosphodiester phosphodiesterase family protein — translation MSLRHVLAALAVVPALAVPTAAFASPHDDHGPRPHKTHFDLQAHRGGIGMTTEESLEGFAKALRLGVSTLELDTQITKDAKVVVTHDRKVSAQKCADTAPVTPGDPMYPYVGKYLKDLTLAQVKTMDCGFQQLPGFPEQEQIKGQRMAELSDVLNLVKRYKAHQVTLNIETKVEAGAPEQTAPRELFVRRVYEEIHRSGIEKQVSIQSFDWGALMAMHRLAPKWPLVALTNYDFLQVGQPGASPWLGGIDADDFGGDFVAAAASIEGVTALSPNYGFPQNGKIGDPGFRFYPDKAMVDRAHARGLKVIPWTCDDMPTVAALMDMGVDGIITDYPNRVRELMAERGMKLPKAYKAR, via the coding sequence ATGTCCCTACGTCACGTCCTGGCCGCCCTGGCCGTGGTGCCGGCGCTCGCCGTGCCGACCGCCGCGTTCGCGTCCCCACACGACGATCACGGGCCGCGCCCGCACAAGACGCATTTCGACCTGCAGGCCCACCGCGGCGGTATCGGCATGACCACCGAGGAGTCCCTCGAAGGCTTCGCCAAGGCGCTGCGCCTCGGGGTCAGCACGCTGGAGCTGGACACGCAGATCACCAAGGACGCCAAGGTCGTCGTCACGCACGACCGCAAGGTCAGCGCGCAGAAGTGCGCCGACACCGCGCCGGTGACGCCGGGCGACCCGATGTACCCGTACGTCGGCAAGTACCTCAAGGACCTGACGCTGGCCCAGGTCAAGACCATGGACTGCGGATTCCAGCAGCTGCCGGGCTTCCCCGAGCAGGAGCAGATCAAGGGCCAGCGCATGGCCGAGCTGAGCGACGTGCTGAACCTGGTCAAGCGCTACAAGGCGCACCAGGTCACGCTGAACATCGAGACCAAGGTCGAGGCGGGCGCGCCGGAGCAGACCGCGCCGCGTGAGCTGTTCGTCCGCCGGGTTTACGAGGAGATCCACCGCTCGGGCATCGAGAAGCAGGTCAGCATCCAGTCCTTCGACTGGGGTGCGCTGATGGCGATGCACCGCCTCGCGCCGAAGTGGCCGCTGGTGGCGCTGACCAACTACGACTTCCTGCAGGTCGGCCAGCCGGGCGCGTCGCCGTGGCTGGGCGGCATCGACGCCGACGACTTCGGCGGCGACTTCGTGGCCGCGGCCGCGTCGATCGAGGGCGTCACCGCGCTGTCGCCCAACTACGGGTTCCCGCAGAACGGCAAGATCGGCGACCCGGGCTTCCGCTTCTACCCCGACAAGGCCATGGTCGACCGGGCGCACGCCCGCGGGCTGAAGGTCATCCCGTGGACCTGCGACGACATGCCCACCGTCGCCGCGCTCATGGACATGGGCGTCGACGGCATCATCACCGACTACCCGAACCGGGTGCGCGAGCTGATGGCCGAGCGCGGCATGAAGCTGCCCAAGGCGTACAAGGCGCGCTGA
- a CDS encoding RNA polymerase sigma-70 factor, which translates to MTDHTGDQATEAFVEHRNLLFTVAYEILGSAADAEDVLQETWLRWVKVDLDQVRDQRAYLIRITTRQSLNRLRTMQRRRESYVGPWLPEPLRTAPDTAEDADLAESVSMAMMLVLETLSPTERAVFVLREAFEVSYDEIAAAVDKSPAAVRQIAHRARQHVDARRPRKVVSAGERRAALDAFQRAVETSDLQALLQVLAPDVVVVSDGGGLKQAALQPVFGAEKAIRLFVGSMQKVGGTLTTEPTVINGGPALVFRLDGEIDSVAALRIEDARVTGIYYVRNPEKLSRIESETPLALH; encoded by the coding sequence ATGACCGACCACACCGGTGACCAGGCAACCGAGGCTTTCGTCGAGCATCGGAACCTGCTCTTCACCGTCGCCTACGAGATCCTCGGATCGGCGGCCGACGCGGAGGACGTGCTGCAGGAGACCTGGTTGCGGTGGGTCAAGGTCGATCTGGATCAGGTACGCGACCAGCGCGCCTACCTGATCCGGATCACCACGCGCCAGTCGCTCAACCGCCTGCGCACCATGCAGCGGCGCAGGGAGTCCTACGTCGGACCCTGGCTGCCCGAGCCGCTGCGCACCGCGCCGGACACCGCCGAGGACGCCGACCTGGCCGAGAGCGTGTCGATGGCGATGATGCTCGTCCTCGAAACGCTCTCGCCGACCGAGCGTGCCGTCTTCGTGCTGCGTGAGGCGTTCGAGGTCAGCTACGACGAGATCGCCGCGGCCGTCGACAAGAGTCCGGCGGCCGTACGCCAGATCGCGCACCGCGCGCGGCAGCACGTCGACGCCCGCCGCCCCCGCAAGGTCGTCTCCGCGGGCGAGCGGCGGGCCGCGCTGGACGCGTTCCAGCGCGCCGTCGAGACCAGCGACCTGCAGGCCCTGCTCCAGGTGCTCGCGCCGGACGTGGTCGTGGTCAGCGACGGCGGCGGTCTCAAACAGGCCGCGCTGCAGCCGGTCTTCGGGGCGGAGAAGGCGATCCGCCTGTTCGTCGGCAGCATGCAGAAGGTCGGCGGCACCCTCACCACCGAACCGACCGTCATCAACGGCGGCCCCGCGCTGGTGTTCCGCCTCGACGGGGAGATCGACAGCGTCGCCGCGCTGCGGATCGAGGATGCCCGCGTCACCGGCATCTACTACGTCCGCAACCCGGAGAAGCTGTCCCGCATCGAGTCCGAGACGCCGCTGGCCCTGCACTGA
- a CDS encoding FecCD family ABC transporter permease, producing the protein MTPAPPPPAPPRRAAVYLPAAALLLAVLCLLSLAFGSRAVPIGQVADALFDRVHVDPQIEAIVWSVRLPRTATGLLVGAALGLAGALMQGLTRNPLADPGLLGVSAGASFAIVVAVAAFGASTAPTNLVWYAFAGALAGAVSVHLLGGLGRGGATPVKTALAGIAVTFLLGSFTSALVLRDPLALDRFRFWAAGSLTSADATTLWQVTPLLAVAAVLALATAPALNSLALGEDVAAALGRRVGLIRLRATLAITVLAGTAVALAGPIVFIGLVTPHLARMVTGPDHRRILALTLLGAPCLLIAADVLGRVVARPEEIQAGIVVAFLGGPFFIALARRRRLAEM; encoded by the coding sequence ATGACCCCCGCTCCCCCGCCACCCGCGCCGCCGCGCCGCGCCGCCGTCTACCTGCCCGCGGCCGCGCTGCTGCTGGCCGTGCTGTGCCTGCTCTCGCTGGCCTTCGGCAGCCGCGCCGTCCCCATCGGACAGGTCGCCGACGCGCTGTTCGACCGCGTCCACGTCGACCCCCAGATCGAGGCGATCGTGTGGAGCGTGCGCCTGCCGCGCACCGCCACCGGGCTGCTCGTCGGCGCGGCACTCGGCCTGGCCGGCGCGCTGATGCAGGGCCTGACCCGCAACCCGCTCGCCGACCCGGGCCTGCTCGGGGTCAGCGCAGGGGCCTCGTTCGCCATCGTGGTCGCGGTCGCCGCGTTCGGCGCGAGCACCGCACCCACCAACCTCGTCTGGTACGCCTTCGCGGGCGCGCTCGCCGGCGCGGTCAGCGTCCATCTGCTCGGCGGCCTCGGCCGCGGCGGCGCGACCCCCGTCAAGACCGCGCTGGCCGGCATCGCGGTGACCTTCCTGCTCGGCTCCTTCACCAGCGCCCTCGTGCTGCGTGACCCGCTCGCGCTGGACCGGTTCCGGTTCTGGGCGGCCGGGTCGCTGACCTCCGCCGACGCCACCACGCTGTGGCAGGTGACCCCGCTGCTGGCCGTCGCGGCGGTGCTCGCCCTGGCCACCGCGCCCGCGCTGAACAGCCTCGCGCTGGGCGAGGACGTCGCCGCGGCGCTGGGCCGCCGCGTCGGCCTGATCCGGCTGCGGGCGACCCTGGCCATCACCGTGCTGGCCGGCACCGCCGTCGCACTGGCCGGCCCGATCGTCTTCATCGGACTGGTCACCCCGCACCTGGCTCGCATGGTCACCGGCCCCGACCACCGGCGCATCCTCGCGCTGACCCTGCTCGGCGCACCATGCCTGCTGATCGCCGCCGACGTCCTCGGCCGGGTGGTCGCCCGTCCCGAGGAGATCCAGGCCGGCATCGTCGTGGCGTTCCTCGGCGGGCCGTTCTTCATCGCGCTGGCCCGCCGCCGACGCCTGGCCGAGATGTGA
- a CDS encoding enolase C-terminal domain-like protein, with amino-acid sequence MSQEQTADPPAVMEETQAPWAARDGLRITGVRAIVTAPEGLPLVVVRVDTNDPGLYGYGCATFTQRFHAVVAAVDQHVGPMLIGRHPADIEDITRMVHLSSYWRGGPVLNSALSGVDQALWDIAGKRAGMPVYELLGGRVRAAADTYLHAAGATIEQTLEHAQEILDSGYRHVRLQAGGPGLGTYGAPGTPGGYPDAPYPDGWDVQQYLRDTPKLFAAAREVLGETPNLMHDVHHRLTVKQAVALARALEPYRLFFLEDPIPLELYDRLPELRAAAPMPIAVGEQVASVADAARLVTGGGVDLLRLHISAIGGLTPARKLVALCELTGVGTAWHAPADVSPIGAACNVALDVSSPAFSIQEGHLWPDPVREVFPGALDPRGGYLFPNDAPGWGIEVDEKAAAKYPAVTHLHERWSARVRRPDGGIEAP; translated from the coding sequence ATGTCGCAGGAGCAGACGGCGGACCCGCCGGCCGTGATGGAGGAGACGCAGGCGCCGTGGGCGGCGCGGGACGGTCTGCGGATCACCGGTGTACGCGCGATCGTCACCGCCCCCGAGGGCCTGCCCCTGGTGGTCGTCCGCGTCGACACCAACGACCCCGGCCTGTACGGCTACGGCTGCGCCACCTTCACCCAGCGCTTCCACGCCGTCGTGGCCGCCGTCGACCAGCACGTCGGCCCGATGCTGATCGGGCGCCACCCGGCCGACATCGAGGACATCACCCGGATGGTGCACCTGTCGTCGTACTGGCGGGGCGGCCCGGTGCTCAACAGCGCACTGTCCGGGGTGGACCAGGCGCTGTGGGACATCGCCGGCAAGCGCGCCGGGATGCCGGTGTACGAGCTGCTCGGCGGCCGGGTGCGCGCCGCCGCCGACACGTACCTGCACGCCGCGGGCGCGACGATCGAGCAGACCCTGGAGCACGCGCAGGAGATCCTCGACTCCGGCTACCGGCACGTACGCCTCCAGGCGGGCGGCCCCGGCCTGGGCACCTACGGCGCACCCGGCACGCCCGGCGGCTACCCCGACGCGCCCTACCCGGACGGCTGGGACGTGCAGCAGTACCTGCGCGACACCCCGAAGCTGTTCGCCGCGGCCCGCGAGGTGCTCGGCGAGACCCCGAACCTGATGCACGACGTGCACCACCGGCTCACCGTGAAGCAGGCCGTGGCCCTGGCCCGCGCGCTGGAGCCGTACCGGCTGTTCTTCCTGGAGGACCCGATCCCGCTGGAGCTGTACGACCGCCTGCCGGAGCTGCGTGCCGCCGCACCGATGCCGATCGCGGTCGGCGAGCAGGTCGCCTCCGTCGCCGACGCGGCCAGGCTGGTCACCGGGGGCGGCGTGGACCTGCTGCGGCTGCACATCTCCGCGATCGGCGGCCTCACCCCGGCCCGCAAGCTGGTCGCCCTGTGCGAGCTGACCGGGGTCGGCACGGCCTGGCACGCGCCCGCGGACGTGTCGCCGATCGGCGCGGCCTGCAACGTGGCCCTGGACGTGAGCAGCCCGGCGTTCTCGATCCAGGAGGGCCACCTGTGGCCCGACCCGGTGCGCGAGGTGTTCCCGGGCGCGCTCGACCCGCGCGGCGGTTACCTGTTCCCGAACGACGCCCCCGGCTGGGGCATCGAGGTCGACGAGAAGGCGGCGGCAAAGTACCCGGCCGTCACCCACCTGCACGAACGATGGTCGGCTCGGGTACGCCGGCCCGATGGGGGGATCGAGGCGCCGTGA
- a CDS encoding FecCD family ABC transporter permease, whose amino-acid sequence MTATVVENPPHTLRTAVLGLPLRPRLVVMCVVTALAAFGVFCLGLALGDYPVPLADVVPALWRSGARGTVFVVHEVRLPRALTGVLVGAAFAASGAVLQAITRNPLASPDMVGINAGATTAVVAGIVLGFGDTLGTPTLGLAGGLLGALAVYLLAWRRGSTGFRIVLVGVGVSWMCTSATDYLLTRAKMHQAQEAVGWLVGNLNGRGWEAVRPLGIAVAVLLPAALLLAGWNRNLQLGDDVARGLGTPVQVARGLLLLVSVALVSFATAAAGPVLFVSLAAPQIAQRLAKLSAPPVLLSALTGVLLVSGSDLLARRLLPDTDLPVGVVTGAIGAGFLLRLLVRSNRAGSGG is encoded by the coding sequence ATGACCGCGACCGTCGTCGAGAACCCGCCGCACACCCTGCGCACGGCGGTGCTGGGCCTGCCCCTGCGTCCACGCCTGGTCGTCATGTGCGTCGTCACCGCGCTCGCCGCGTTCGGCGTGTTCTGCCTCGGGCTGGCGCTCGGCGACTACCCCGTGCCGCTGGCCGACGTGGTCCCGGCCCTGTGGCGCTCCGGCGCACGCGGCACCGTCTTCGTCGTCCACGAGGTGCGGCTGCCACGTGCGCTGACCGGTGTGCTGGTCGGCGCGGCGTTCGCGGCCTCCGGCGCGGTGCTGCAGGCGATCACCCGCAACCCCCTGGCCAGCCCCGACATGGTCGGCATCAACGCCGGGGCCACCACCGCGGTCGTGGCCGGGATCGTGCTCGGCTTCGGCGACACCCTCGGCACGCCCACCCTGGGCCTGGCCGGCGGGCTGCTCGGCGCGCTCGCCGTGTACCTGCTGGCCTGGCGGCGGGGCAGCACCGGGTTCCGGATCGTGCTGGTCGGCGTCGGCGTGTCGTGGATGTGCACCAGTGCCACCGACTACCTGCTCACCCGGGCCAAGATGCACCAGGCGCAGGAGGCGGTCGGCTGGCTGGTCGGCAACCTCAACGGGCGCGGCTGGGAGGCCGTACGCCCGCTGGGCATCGCCGTCGCGGTGCTGCTGCCCGCGGCGCTGCTGCTGGCCGGCTGGAACCGCAACCTGCAGCTCGGCGACGACGTCGCCCGCGGCCTCGGCACCCCCGTGCAGGTCGCCCGCGGCCTGCTGCTGCTGGTCAGCGTCGCGCTGGTGTCGTTCGCGACCGCCGCGGCCGGGCCGGTGCTGTTCGTGTCACTGGCCGCGCCGCAGATCGCGCAGCGCCTGGCCAAGCTGTCCGCGCCGCCGGTGCTGCTGTCCGCGCTGACCGGTGTCCTGCTGGTGTCCGGCAGCGACCTGCTGGCCCGGCGCCTGCTCCCCGACACGGACCTGCCGGTCGGGGTGGTGACCGGCGCCATCGGGGCCGGGTTCCTGCTCCGGCTCCTGGTCCGCTCCAACCGCGCCGGCAGTGGAGGCTGA
- a CDS encoding NAD(P)/FAD-dependent oxidoreductase: MAESTKVVVVGGGYAGVVAANRLTQRDDVAVTLINPRPAFVERIRLHQLVTGSDDALVDYQRILAPRIRLVVDTATRIDAAGRHVTLASGGTLDYDYLIYAVGSGSAAPSVPGAAEHAYPISTLEEAQRLRPVVDAAPSSAALTVVGGGSTGIETASELAEQGRKVTLVCGRVFGAYLHPRARRAVAEKLTSLGVTVLEGAGTTVTGVTGASVLLADGRELPSAVTIWTAGFGVPDLAARSGLSTDALGRLRTDETLTSLDDVRIIAAGDSAAPSDLPVRMSCQSAMQIAPQAADTVLSRIAGKRPADFNVGLFGQCISLGRRAGVVQYAKKDDTVTKVYLLGGKPMAMLKEGVCKSTVWQMTHEARKPGSLNLWFKDPGRRAALRVKAGEARAAARRA; this comes from the coding sequence ATGGCTGAGAGCACCAAGGTCGTCGTGGTCGGTGGCGGATACGCCGGCGTGGTGGCGGCGAACCGTCTGACGCAGCGCGACGACGTGGCGGTGACCCTGATCAACCCGCGCCCGGCGTTCGTCGAGCGGATCCGCCTGCATCAGCTCGTCACCGGATCCGACGACGCGCTCGTGGACTACCAGCGGATTCTGGCCCCCCGCATCCGGCTGGTCGTCGACACCGCGACCCGGATCGACGCGGCCGGGCGACACGTGACCTTGGCCAGCGGCGGCACCCTCGACTACGACTACCTGATCTACGCCGTGGGCAGCGGCTCGGCCGCCCCGAGCGTGCCCGGCGCGGCCGAGCACGCCTACCCGATCTCCACCCTGGAGGAGGCGCAGCGGCTGCGGCCGGTCGTCGACGCCGCACCGTCCTCGGCCGCGCTGACCGTGGTCGGCGGCGGCTCGACCGGCATCGAGACCGCTTCCGAGCTGGCCGAGCAGGGCCGGAAGGTCACCCTGGTCTGCGGCCGGGTGTTCGGGGCCTACCTGCACCCCCGTGCCCGGCGCGCGGTGGCCGAGAAGCTCACCAGCCTCGGCGTGACCGTGCTCGAAGGCGCCGGCACCACCGTGACGGGCGTGACCGGTGCATCGGTCCTGCTCGCCGACGGCCGCGAGCTGCCCAGCGCCGTGACCATCTGGACCGCCGGCTTCGGCGTGCCGGACCTGGCCGCCCGCAGCGGGCTGAGCACCGACGCCCTGGGCCGCCTGCGCACCGACGAGACGCTCACGAGCCTCGACGACGTACGCATCATCGCCGCCGGGGACTCGGCCGCGCCGTCGGACCTGCCGGTCCGGATGAGCTGCCAGTCCGCGATGCAGATCGCCCCGCAGGCCGCCGACACGGTGCTGAGCCGGATCGCCGGCAAGCGGCCCGCCGACTTCAACGTCGGCCTCTTCGGCCAGTGCATCAGCCTGGGCCGCCGCGCCGGAGTCGTCCAGTACGCGAAGAAGGACGACACGGTGACCAAGGTGTACCTGCTGGGCGGCAAGCCCATGGCGATGCTCAAGGAGGGCGTGTGCAAGAGCACCGTCTGGCAGATGACCCACGAGGCCCGCAAACCGGGCTCGCTCAACCTCTGGTTCAAGGACCCCGGCCGCCGGGCGGCGCTGCGCGTCAAGGCCGGTGAGGCACGTGCCGCCGCCCGGCGGGCCTGA